The following are encoded in a window of Oscillospiraceae bacterium genomic DNA:
- a CDS encoding SDR family NAD(P)-dependent oxidoreductase: MKTVVISGASNGIGLACALEFVKNGWQVYDLSRHGNNHDGVLHITTDVTDPEAVRAALAQIEHIDVLIANAGFGISGAVEFTGTDAVEKQLSVNFIGAHNCVKAAIPKLRESGGTLLFTSSVAGTLSIPFQTIYSASKAAINAYACALANELRPFGIRVSALMLGDAKTGFTEKREKAPIENTLYGGVIERQVTQMEHEEQNGMDPAVIAKVFYKTALQKHPKPLKAIGFQYKVFVTLQKLLPVRLLNRLVGQYYA, encoded by the coding sequence GTGAAAACAGTTGTTATCAGCGGCGCATCCAACGGGATCGGCCTTGCGTGCGCACTGGAGTTCGTTAAAAACGGATGGCAGGTTTATGATCTGTCGCGGCACGGCAACAACCATGACGGCGTCTTGCATATCACAACGGACGTCACCGATCCGGAAGCGGTTCGAGCAGCTTTGGCACAGATTGAACATATCGACGTTTTAATTGCCAATGCCGGGTTCGGCATCTCAGGCGCAGTTGAATTCACCGGGACGGATGCGGTTGAAAAACAACTTTCGGTCAACTTTATCGGCGCACATAATTGTGTGAAGGCCGCGATTCCGAAACTGCGGGAAAGCGGCGGAACGCTGTTGTTTACAAGTTCGGTTGCCGGAACCTTATCGATTCCGTTCCAGACCATTTATTCGGCCAGCAAGGCGGCCATCAATGCCTATGCCTGTGCGCTGGCCAACGAACTGCGGCCGTTCGGCATTCGGGTGAGTGCGCTGATGCTCGGTGACGCCAAGACCGGCTTCACGGAAAAACGTGAAAAAGCGCCGATTGAGAACACGTTGTACGGTGGTGTTATCGAACGGCAGGTGACTCAGATGGAACATGAAGAGCAGAACGGTATGGATCCGGCGGTCATCGCAAAGGTGTTTTATAAAACCGCACTGCAAAAGCATCCGAAGCCGCTGAAGGCGATCGGTTTTCAATATAAAGTCTTCGTCACTCTCCAGAAACTGCTGCCGGTTCGTCTGCTGAATCGGTTGGTCGGTCAATATTATGCATAA
- a CDS encoding AAA family ATPase has translation MPKKLETMDAETLMTTPMQPLKFIVQGLIPQGLHVLAGSPKIGKSWLALWICLQVSKGEKVWDFETTQSEVLYLCLEDSFARIQSRLFEITDEAPPTLHFAIMSNAIGSGLEKQIENFISEHPDTGLIVIDTLQKIRKTVSANVNPYAADYDDINALKQIADKYKIAIVLVHHLRKTGDSDPLNMISGTSGIAGGADTNFILQKDKRTENTASLICTGRDIEGRELFLEFNRCTFVWELVSPIIIDALIIPDEIILLCDFVKSVGGFTGTATELAEVLKLELRPAVLKKKIIKHMEHLNKNGIRYSENRTFDRREFSLCYDGNDDMTVNLSPLNLPSLPSASSAESNLASIAPCPPLCAEIDDGVA, from the coding sequence ATGCCAAAGAAATTAGAAACCATGGATGCCGAAACCTTAATGACCACACCCATGCAGCCGCTAAAATTTATTGTGCAGGGGCTGATACCGCAAGGACTTCATGTTCTTGCCGGATCACCGAAAATCGGCAAGAGCTGGCTTGCCCTGTGGATTTGTTTGCAGGTGTCAAAGGGTGAAAAGGTTTGGGATTTTGAAACCACCCAAAGCGAGGTGCTGTATCTCTGCTTAGAAGATAGCTTTGCTCGCATCCAAAGCAGGCTATTTGAAATTACCGATGAAGCACCACCCACACTGCACTTCGCAATTATGAGCAATGCCATCGGCAGCGGACTGGAAAAACAGATTGAAAACTTTATTAGCGAACACCCCGACACAGGACTGATTGTCATTGACACTCTGCAAAAGATTCGCAAAACCGTCTCCGCAAATGTGAACCCCTATGCCGCCGACTACGACGATATCAATGCCCTCAAGCAAATCGCAGACAAATACAAAATCGCAATTGTGCTGGTGCATCACCTTAGAAAAACCGGTGACAGCGATCCGCTGAATATGATTTCGGGCACCAGTGGAATTGCAGGCGGTGCGGACACCAATTTTATCTTACAGAAAGATAAGAGAACAGAAAACACAGCATCCCTCATCTGCACAGGCAGAGATATTGAGGGGCGAGAATTGTTCTTGGAGTTTAATCGCTGCACCTTTGTTTGGGAACTGGTTTCCCCCATCATCATCGATGCTCTGATTATCCCCGATGAAATTATTCTTCTCTGTGATTTTGTGAAATCAGTTGGCGGCTTCACAGGCACGGCAACAGAATTGGCAGAGGTTCTGAAATTGGAATTGCGACCGGCAGTGCTGAAGAAAAAAATCATCAAGCACATGGAACATCTCAATAAAAACGGTATTCGCTATTCTGAAAACCGCACCTTTGACCGCAGAGAATTTTCTCTCTGTTATGACGGCAATGACGATATGACGGTAAATCTAAGCCCCTTAAATTTGCCGTCTTTGCCGTCAGCATCGTCAGCGGAGAGTAATTTAGCCAGCATTGCCCCCTGTCCGCCCCTGTGTGCCGAGATTGACGATGGCGTCGCATAA
- a CDS encoding DUF4352 domain-containing protein: MKKILIIMLSLTLVLSLAACGGGGGGEAPSASPAPAESGSTPSGEAETNEIKYYGIGEAAEANGLSITIDGAEPFDYTGMLSRPKDGFKYVKVWFTFTNASNEPVESPDKKDLYIVYEEGPTGDDSDMTSEENSQVLPDVADRNQRYMEDEIELAPGESVSGWMVYQRQTDKSEITMHYYSGYVNVAPDLRFRFAVE; this comes from the coding sequence ATGAAAAAAATATTGATTATTATGTTGTCACTGACGTTAGTATTGTCGCTCGCCGCCTGCGGTGGAGGTGGAGGCGGTGAGGCTCCTTCAGCAAGTCCCGCCCCTGCTGAATCGGGAAGCACCCCTTCCGGTGAAGCGGAAACGAATGAAATCAAGTATTACGGCATCGGTGAAGCGGCCGAGGCAAACGGGCTTTCCATCACCATTGACGGGGCGGAGCCTTTCGATTATACAGGTATGCTTTCAAGACCGAAGGACGGTTTTAAATATGTGAAGGTCTGGTTTACATTTACAAACGCATCCAACGAACCGGTGGAATCCCCCGACAAGAAGGATCTCTACATTGTCTATGAGGAAGGCCCCACTGGGGATGACAGCGACATGACCTCGGAGGAAAATTCACAGGTGTTGCCGGATGTGGCCGACAGGAACCAGCGGTATATGGAGGACGAGATAGAGCTTGCCCCCGGCGAATCCGTCAGCGGCTGGATGGTCTATCAGAGGCAGACCGATAAAAGCGAGATCACCATGCACTATTACTCTGGCTATGTCAACGTAGCACCGGATTTGCGGTTCAGATTTGCGGTTGAATAA
- a CDS encoding recombinase family protein, producing MKQTTEKYTILYARLSQDDGSQGESNSISNQRLILEKHAKDNGFENLKFLFDDGYSGTNFNRPAFKELMELVENDEVATIIVKDMSRFGREYLEVGRYTEIIFPNYDVRFIAIGDNIDSRYGVDDFAPFKNIINELYAKDCSRKIRAANRAKAETGARVGTRAPYGYMKDPDDPKRKIVVDPESAEVVKYIFKLCVEGNGPSQIAKRLSEEKIFMPNYYWYTKGMSYTSTTDMSNPYRWEQTTIRHILENEVYLGHTINLKTTTKSFKNKKKIEVPKEEQLRFENTHPAIISQKVWDIVQDIRQHKRRRTNMDEQDMFSGMVYCKDCGAKMVLHRASTMKKSDYNFACRTYKKKGKEVCTAHFIKEDQLAKIVLDDLRRVTHYARQHELMFAEVVAKKNSKETGKEITLLTKEIATLKRRDEELTKLFKRLYEDNVLGKIPNEVFRKLSDDYLAEQKEIKSTIPIKESKLEKLKDSVANVTAFIEEAKEITEINEITATILHRFIDRIVVGERTEKYSRTALQEIQIHYRYIGLLDDVIEQPATREQQEVA from the coding sequence ATGAAACAGACAACTGAAAAATATACAATTTTATACGCAAGACTCAGTCAAGACGATGGCAGCCAAGGAGAATCCAACAGTATCAGCAATCAGAGACTCATCTTGGAGAAGCACGCAAAGGACAATGGCTTTGAAAATCTCAAATTTCTATTCGATGACGGATACTCAGGTACTAATTTCAATCGACCTGCATTCAAAGAACTAATGGAGCTTGTAGAAAATGATGAGGTAGCAACAATCATAGTGAAAGATATGAGCCGATTTGGCAGAGAGTATTTGGAGGTAGGCAGATACACCGAAATTATATTTCCAAACTATGATGTGAGATTTATTGCAATCGGTGACAACATTGATAGCCGATATGGAGTTGATGATTTTGCCCCGTTCAAAAATATAATTAACGAACTTTATGCAAAAGATTGTAGTCGTAAAATTCGTGCAGCCAACAGGGCAAAAGCTGAAACCGGTGCAAGGGTTGGCACAAGGGCACCCTATGGTTATATGAAAGACCCTGATGATCCAAAACGTAAAATCGTTGTTGATCCCGAATCTGCTGAAGTAGTCAAGTACATCTTCAAGCTCTGTGTTGAGGGAAATGGTCCCAGCCAAATCGCCAAAAGACTCTCAGAAGAAAAGATTTTTATGCCGAATTATTATTGGTACACAAAGGGTATGTCATACACCTCAACTACTGACATGAGTAATCCCTACCGATGGGAACAGACAACGATCCGCCATATTCTTGAAAATGAAGTTTATTTGGGCCATACGATCAACCTCAAAACAACAACTAAGTCCTTTAAAAACAAGAAGAAAATTGAAGTGCCAAAGGAAGAACAGCTTCGCTTTGAGAATACGCACCCTGCTATTATCTCTCAAAAGGTATGGGATATCGTTCAAGATATTCGTCAGCACAAACGCAGACGAACCAATATGGATGAGCAGGATATGTTTTCCGGTATGGTTTACTGTAAGGACTGCGGAGCAAAAATGGTACTGCATCGTGCCTCAACAATGAAGAAAAGTGATTACAATTTTGCCTGCCGAACCTACAAGAAAAAAGGCAAAGAGGTCTGCACCGCACATTTTATAAAAGAGGATCAGCTTGCGAAAATTGTGCTTGATGATTTAAGGCGAGTAACCCATTATGCAAGACAGCACGAATTGATGTTTGCAGAGGTTGTGGCGAAGAAAAACAGCAAGGAAACTGGGAAAGAAATTACCTTGCTGACCAAAGAAATTGCTACTTTAAAACGACGTGATGAGGAACTGACCAAGCTGTTCAAAAGGCTGTATGAGGACAATGTCCTCGGTAAAATTCCCAATGAGGTGTTCCGAAAATTAAGCGATGACTACCTTGCAGAGCAAAAAGAAATCAAGTCCACCATTCCCATAAAGGAAAGTAAACTGGAAAAACTTAAGGATTCGGTTGCAAATGTCACTGCATTCATCGAGGAAGCAAAGGAGATCACCGAAATCAATGAGATAACGGCAACCATTCTCCACAGGTTCATTGACAGGATTGTTGTGGGCGAGCGTACCGAGAAATATTCGAGAACAGCACTGCAAGAAATTCAAATCCATTACCGCTACATCGGGCTGCTTGACGATGTCATTGAACAACCTGCCACAAGAGAACAGCAAGAAGTCGCTTAG
- the rhaM gene encoding L-rhamnose mutarotase, whose amino-acid sequence MIYKGFKMKLYPGMEAEYEKRHNELWPEMIDMIHAHGGKNYSIYLDPETLILFGYIEIEDETKWSKSADTAINRKWWDFMADIMETNPDNSPVAKDLNLLFHLD is encoded by the coding sequence ATGATTTACAAAGGTTTTAAAATGAAACTTTACCCGGGTATGGAGGCCGAATACGAAAAACGACACAACGAACTCTGGCCGGAAATGATCGACATGATTCATGCGCACGGCGGGAAAAATTATTCGATCTATCTCGACCCCGAGACGCTGATTCTGTTCGGCTACATCGAGATCGAGGACGAGACAAAATGGAGCAAAAGCGCTGACACCGCCATCAACCGCAAATGGTGGGATTTTATGGCTGACATCATGGAGACCAATCCCGACAACAGCCCGGTCGCAAAAGATTTAAATTTGTTGTTCCATTTGGATTAG
- a CDS encoding helix-turn-helix domain-containing protein has product MPENNIQDRWISLQEVCDYLGVKRHTIMRWIEQRGMPASKVGKLWRFKTAEIDEWVRSGGASDEQGVPK; this is encoded by the coding sequence ATGCCAGAAAACAACATTCAGGATAGATGGATTTCCCTGCAGGAAGTCTGCGATTACCTCGGTGTAAAACGACACACAATTATGCGCTGGATTGAACAGCGTGGTATGCCGGCATCAAAGGTTGGCAAGCTATGGCGCTTCAAAACTGCCGAGATTGATGAGTGGGTCAGAAGTGGCGGAGCCTCCGATGAACAGGGGGTGCCAAAGTGA
- a CDS encoding uroporphyrinogen decarboxylase family protein, whose product MDFTTYRREKYDAFMGLAPKHLPHWEHWSNPDAETWITGIDAYAHPKKCRERLLEMYPRLDLPVPKDDAPITRPTGDDTCHGTVRWGTGQTGTFIHGEQIFKTAEDVFNFSPLEHADMTDWGFVVEHSDFTSVESIEKHYEQAFPKPWGEPEPFSTRGVGFYNTTFMWPMLTFGWELFLECCLDERFERVMDEFAEINRRVFSVFAKLPVKFVTCHDDIVTTRGPVCSPEWMHKYVFPRYEEYWGMLKAAGKRVIFMADGCMDQYADDVFACGASGIISEPYTDYKTIAKNHKDCFLAGEGDNRILKRNNPDEISDMVDRMVETSKLTGGYVMCIGNHIPWDIPGEAIKLYLDLAEERAVRT is encoded by the coding sequence ATGGACTTTACAACGTACCGGCGTGAGAAATACGACGCGTTCATGGGGCTTGCGCCCAAACATCTGCCGCATTGGGAGCACTGGTCCAATCCCGACGCCGAGACCTGGATTACGGGCATTGATGCTTATGCACACCCGAAAAAATGCCGGGAGCGGCTGTTGGAGATGTATCCGCGGCTGGATCTTCCGGTTCCGAAAGACGATGCGCCGATCACGCGTCCGACCGGTGACGACACCTGTCACGGCACGGTGCGCTGGGGAACGGGGCAGACCGGGACGTTTATCCACGGCGAACAAATTTTTAAGACCGCCGAGGACGTGTTCAATTTCAGCCCGCTGGAGCATGCCGACATGACCGACTGGGGTTTTGTGGTCGAGCACAGTGATTTTACGTCGGTTGAGAGCATAGAAAAACACTACGAACAGGCCTTTCCGAAACCTTGGGGCGAACCGGAGCCGTTTTCGACGCGCGGCGTCGGATTTTACAACACCACATTTATGTGGCCGATGCTGACATTCGGGTGGGAACTGTTTTTGGAGTGCTGCCTCGACGAGCGTTTTGAACGCGTGATGGACGAGTTTGCCGAGATCAACCGGCGGGTCTTCTCGGTTTTCGCCAAACTGCCGGTCAAATTCGTCACCTGCCACGACGACATCGTGACCACGCGCGGGCCGGTGTGTTCGCCCGAATGGATGCACAAATACGTTTTCCCACGCTATGAGGAATATTGGGGCATGCTGAAAGCCGCCGGGAAGCGGGTCATCTTTATGGCCGACGGCTGCATGGATCAATACGCCGACGACGTGTTTGCCTGCGGGGCCAGCGGAATCATCTCCGAGCCGTATACGGATTATAAAACCATCGCGAAAAATCATAAGGACTGCTTTTTGGCGGGAGAGGGTGACAACCGGATTTTGAAGCGCAATAACCCCGATGAGATTTCGGACATGGTCGATCGGATGGTCGAGACCTCCAAGCTGACCGGTGGGTATGTGATGTGTATCGGTAACCACATTCCGTGGGACATCCCCGGTGAGGCCATCAAGTTGTATCTTGACCTCGCGGAGGAAAGAGCTGTAAGAACATAA
- a CDS encoding LuxR C-terminal-related transcriptional regulator, with the protein MKNIRNHRVMSVAAFSCLFAYLLSFVFEGQVLYSTIDAFGTQTNTFILAAIVAHFVGLFSCGFFIKTPNKAKSTMVIGMVICLIATVPFFFAPSTLWLVGLVVAGYAGGCAVAAWGFFLKKFTPKDERIKSCADVLIFSNIIMIAINVIAVNLSHVIGLLLSMLCLILGGVFTTMLPVGDVTITTAAPTGDQKSLGDIKKPMLVLFLFVAVITVTSGLMYQVINPAFEHLTGLVSWYWAVPYIVALVFMRNLSPKNKAQRSQFLYIGMGMIAAAFITFMLLSRGTVDYLIVDTLMLGACGIFDLFWWSIIGETLDYSENPAKMFGIGLSANVLGVLCGDVLGVMITSIQLPEAEIAVIALTVVCITLVILPPLNRQLTLLLKSHAYLSAYAKMTENQQSAVVCQLKLIDPLTERENEVLALILDGKTNKEIAAAMCVGESTVKYHVGNILSKYGVSSRAELISTLLKAQIKE; encoded by the coding sequence GTGAAAAATATCAGAAATCATAGAGTGATGTCTGTGGCAGCTTTCTCCTGCCTCTTTGCCTATCTGCTCTCCTTCGTATTTGAGGGGCAGGTGCTTTACAGTACGATAGATGCCTTTGGCACACAGACCAACACATTCATACTTGCAGCCATTGTTGCCCATTTTGTTGGATTGTTTTCCTGCGGTTTCTTTATCAAAACGCCGAACAAAGCAAAATCAACCATGGTAATCGGAATGGTAATCTGCCTAATTGCGACAGTTCCGTTTTTCTTTGCCCCCTCCACTCTCTGGCTTGTGGGTCTGGTGGTGGCAGGCTATGCCGGTGGTTGTGCCGTGGCAGCGTGGGGATTTTTCCTCAAAAAGTTCACGCCCAAGGACGAACGGATAAAATCCTGTGCTGATGTATTGATTTTCTCCAACATCATTATGATTGCAATTAACGTGATTGCCGTCAACCTATCACACGTTATTGGACTGCTTCTTTCTATGCTGTGCCTGATACTCGGCGGGGTATTTACCACAATGCTCCCTGTTGGTGATGTTACAATCACAACAGCAGCACCGACAGGGGATCAAAAATCTCTCGGTGATATTAAAAAGCCCATGCTGGTGCTGTTTCTGTTCGTTGCTGTTATTACTGTAACTTCGGGACTGATGTATCAGGTTATCAATCCGGCGTTTGAACATTTGACCGGTCTTGTGAGCTGGTATTGGGCTGTGCCGTACATTGTTGCTCTTGTTTTCATGCGAAACCTCTCGCCCAAGAATAAAGCACAGCGTTCACAGTTTCTCTATATTGGCATGGGTATGATTGCCGCTGCCTTTATCACCTTTATGCTTCTTTCAAGAGGCACAGTGGACTATCTGATTGTTGACACGCTGATGCTGGGCGCCTGCGGTATTTTCGATTTGTTCTGGTGGAGCATCATTGGAGAAACACTGGATTATTCCGAGAACCCCGCCAAAATGTTTGGCATCGGTCTTTCTGCCAACGTGTTAGGCGTACTCTGTGGCGATGTGCTGGGAGTGATGATAACCTCCATACAACTTCCCGAGGCGGAGATAGCCGTGATTGCACTAACGGTAGTATGTATTACGCTCGTTATTCTGCCGCCGCTGAACAGGCAGCTCACCCTGCTGCTGAAAAGCCACGCCTACCTCTCTGCCTATGCAAAAATGACTGAGAACCAGCAGTCGGCGGTTGTTTGTCAGCTAAAGCTGATTGACCCTTTGACAGAACGAGAAAATGAAGTACTTGCACTGATCCTTGATGGAAAAACGAACAAGGAAATTGCTGCCGCCATGTGTGTTGGTGAGAGTACAGTCAAGTATCATGTAGGAAATATTCTCTCCAAGTACGGTGTGAGCAGCCGGGCGGAACTCATCAGCACCTTACTCAAGGCTCAGATTAAGGAATAG
- a CDS encoding DUF6076 domain-containing protein: MEQYPCIKIFEGSDKLIYSMAYAYPNKVTQYAQKFIGNGLIEFVEMDFEEYRNLLIETKSIPLTMENYQTIRNKIFDVAQTISGNHRYVYFFLVGLLNNILKEPIHAQNEFENALLHPFATCLEELDHILDLQEVCTKAVTTCLDKENRSDTIMSQRLCEFVSEYPGFAEATVKIKYELLPKKNGKVDMETMKDIHDWDLCETDELLEIMHQDGEGVSLMPYYLIEYLDEMLYFEFTDMLKNGRFVKRCKLCNRYFVLTDKRKRDFCDRPYNGGRTCKQVGAKLFYDKGVAGSTTLLAFLTEYNKVYSRRYRAVDKNETELSGKDMSAEEYASWAKLARQARSDYLDGKITGEEMLAKIKLE; encoded by the coding sequence ATGGAACAATATCCGTGCATCAAAATTTTCGAGGGCAGCGATAAGCTGATTTACTCCATGGCCTACGCTTACCCCAACAAGGTCACGCAGTACGCACAGAAATTTATCGGCAATGGGCTGATTGAATTTGTTGAGATGGATTTTGAAGAATACAGAAACTTGCTCATCGAAACAAAATCCATTCCGCTGACGATGGAAAACTACCAGACCATCAGAAACAAAATATTTGATGTTGCACAGACAATTTCCGGCAACCACCGCTATGTCTATTTTTTCTTGGTGGGTCTGCTGAACAATATTTTGAAAGAGCCTATCCATGCACAAAATGAGTTTGAAAACGCTTTGCTTCACCCGTTTGCAACCTGTCTTGAAGAACTGGATCACATCTTGGATTTGCAAGAGGTATGCACAAAGGCTGTCACCACCTGTTTGGACAAAGAAAATCGCTCGGACACAATCATGTCCCAGCGACTTTGCGAGTTTGTATCGGAGTATCCTGGATTTGCAGAAGCTACGGTAAAAATAAAATATGAGCTGCTGCCAAAGAAAAACGGCAAGGTGGATATGGAAACCATGAAAGACATTCACGATTGGGATTTGTGTGAAACGGATGAGCTACTGGAGATTATGCACCAGGACGGCGAGGGTGTCAGCCTAATGCCCTACTATCTCATTGAGTATTTGGATGAGATGCTCTATTTTGAATTTACCGATATGCTGAAAAACGGACGATTTGTGAAGCGTTGCAAGCTATGCAACCGCTATTTCGTGCTGACCGATAAGCGCAAGCGTGATTTTTGTGATCGCCCTTATAACGGCGGTCGCACCTGCAAGCAGGTTGGGGCGAAGCTGTTTTATGATAAGGGTGTCGCAGGCAGCACCACACTGCTTGCTTTTCTGACGGAATACAACAAGGTGTATTCTCGCCGTTATCGTGCTGTCGATAAAAATGAAACAGAGCTCAGCGGCAAGGATATGTCGGCGGAGGAATATGCAAGCTGGGCAAAGCTGGCACGGCAAGCGAGGAGTGATTATCTTGATGGGAAAATTACCGGAGAGGAAATGCTGGCTAAAATTAAGTTGGAATAA
- the mobC gene encoding plasmid mobilization relaxosome protein MobC → MKDKFETFRASEKEQQELKRMAKKANMSKSDYIRHCVFNKEITVIDGLDDFAKQLKAIGNNLNQLTTRANMGHFEAVNLAETKEQLGKIYDLLTSLCKGETATETAVATEEPSVTELQIETDTGDLPLKKQLEKERNGFLSFLNRRF, encoded by the coding sequence ATGAAAGACAAATTTGAAACCTTTAGAGCCTCCGAAAAGGAGCAACAGGAGCTAAAACGCATGGCGAAGAAAGCCAATATGAGCAAATCTGATTACATTCGCCACTGTGTTTTTAATAAGGAAATAACTGTTATTGATGGCTTAGATGATTTTGCTAAACAGCTGAAAGCCATCGGAAACAACTTAAATCAGCTGACCACTCGTGCTAATATGGGGCATTTTGAAGCAGTCAATTTAGCAGAAACCAAGGAGCAGTTAGGAAAAATATACGATTTATTAACAAGCCTTTGCAAGGGTGAAACAGCCACAGAAACCGCTGTTGCTACTGAAGAACCCTCCGTTACTGAATTACAAATTGAAACTGATACAGGAGATTTACCACTCAAAAAACAACTTGAAAAAGAACGCAATGGGTTTTTATCGTTCTTGAACAGGAGATTTTGA
- a CDS encoding relaxase/mobilization nuclease domain-containing protein yields the protein MATVNYIPYKKQSAFTLRGVMMYVCLKEKTFLQDQGYQLITGQNCCAETAFSEFTATKVRYKKNNQVQFYHYTQSFKVGLDITPQKAHEIALEFAHKNYPDYEVLIATHIDAPHIHSHFIINSVSFEHGKKLHQTPHTLRELRLSSDEICMAHGFEVLPTYTFGRSKTPSRAQRKAQQRGDSWKNQLQQAIEFAMTRSSDKEDFIFNMERQGYFVKWTDARKTITYTCPNGKSCRDDRLFGAKFCKVNMELEFDYRQQKKEIDEESGWEYERKQFDNQHHRQVQQEIYKPRNTSKKLTNEILHNLRFLEKGVSEDDELETIAHLATLTALSFAGVYILLEAMSNSHSQDELDDQDVTDYIEKLQQEPENCIDYEEEQEQGFTMTMM from the coding sequence ATGGCAACAGTCAACTACATTCCTTACAAAAAACAGTCGGCATTCACCCTGCGTGGTGTGATGATGTATGTCTGTCTCAAAGAAAAAACGTTCTTACAAGACCAAGGCTATCAGTTAATCACAGGGCAAAACTGCTGTGCCGAAACTGCATTTTCTGAATTTACTGCCACAAAAGTACGCTACAAAAAGAACAACCAAGTGCAATTCTATCACTACACGCAAAGCTTCAAAGTTGGTTTGGATATAACTCCGCAGAAAGCTCACGAAATTGCACTTGAGTTTGCACACAAAAACTATCCCGACTATGAAGTTTTAATTGCCACTCACATCGATGCACCGCACATTCACTCCCACTTTATTATCAATTCGGTCAGCTTTGAACACGGAAAAAAGCTACATCAGACACCGCATACCTTGCGTGAATTGAGATTATCCTCCGATGAAATTTGCATGGCACATGGCTTTGAAGTCCTCCCAACCTACACCTTTGGCAGAAGTAAAACCCCCAGCCGTGCTCAGCGTAAGGCTCAGCAGCGAGGTGATAGTTGGAAAAATCAGCTTCAACAAGCCATTGAGTTTGCCATGACACGAAGCTCTGATAAGGAAGATTTTATTTTCAATATGGAACGACAAGGCTACTTTGTAAAATGGACAGATGCACGCAAAACCATCACCTACACCTGTCCCAACGGTAAGTCCTGCCGTGACGATAGGCTCTTTGGTGCTAAGTTTTGCAAGGTCAATATGGAGCTTGAGTTTGATTACAGACAGCAGAAAAAAGAGATTGATGAGGAAAGTGGTTGGGAGTATGAGCGTAAGCAATTTGATAATCAACACCACAGACAGGTACAACAGGAGATTTACAAGCCGAGAAATACAAGCAAAAAGCTAACCAATGAGATTTTGCACAATCTAAGATTTCTCGAAAAAGGTGTCAGTGAAGATGATGAACTGGAAACCATTGCTCACCTTGCAACCCTCACCGCCTTGTCCTTTGCCGGGGTATATATTTTGCTTGAAGCAATGTCCAACAGCCACTCACAAGACGAACTGGATGACCAAGATGTAACTGATTATATAGAAAAGCTACAACAGGAGCCTGAAAATTGTATCGACTATGAGGAAGAACAGGAGCAGGGCTTCACTATGACAATGATGTAA